One stretch of Halobacillus litoralis DNA includes these proteins:
- a CDS encoding NAD-dependent epimerase/dehydratase family protein yields MRIIVAGGDGFCGWPTALYLSEQGHDVTIVDNLVRRKYDDELRSNSVTPIATLEDRVAKWKEVSGKEIKTFIGDLNHYDFLSEVFRQTEPEAFVHFAEQRSAPYSMIDREHAVYTQTNNVMGNLNVLYAIKEFAPECHLIKLGTMGEYGTPNIDIEEGYIEIEHKGRKDTLPYPKQPGSFYHLSKVHDSHNIMFACKIWGIRATDLNQGIVYGLHTAETRKDPMLVNRVDYDGVFGTALNRFVNQAAIGHDITVYGSGGQTRAFLNIEDTVRCVEIAAENPADKGEFRVFNQFTEWFSVQDLAERVQKIAKEEGLDTQVKKIENPRIENEDHYYNAVNTKLRDLGLEPHLLTDDVIRDILRTAVENKDRIIKENVLPSITWK; encoded by the coding sequence ATGAGAATTATTGTAGCAGGGGGAGACGGTTTTTGCGGTTGGCCAACGGCACTATACCTATCCGAACAAGGACATGATGTAACCATCGTAGATAATTTAGTACGCAGAAAGTATGATGATGAACTACGTTCGAATTCAGTTACACCGATTGCAACACTAGAAGACCGGGTAGCTAAATGGAAAGAAGTTTCAGGAAAAGAAATCAAAACATTCATTGGTGACTTGAACCATTATGATTTCCTTAGCGAAGTTTTCCGTCAAACGGAACCTGAAGCATTCGTTCACTTCGCTGAACAACGTTCGGCTCCATATTCAATGATCGATCGCGAGCACGCGGTCTATACACAAACAAACAATGTCATGGGGAACTTGAACGTTCTTTATGCCATTAAAGAATTCGCTCCGGAATGTCACCTCATCAAACTGGGTACAATGGGCGAATATGGTACTCCTAACATTGATATTGAAGAAGGATATATTGAAATTGAACATAAAGGACGGAAGGATACCCTTCCTTATCCAAAACAACCAGGTTCCTTTTATCACCTGTCTAAAGTACATGACAGCCATAATATTATGTTTGCATGTAAAATCTGGGGCATCCGCGCCACTGATTTGAATCAAGGAATCGTATACGGTTTACATACAGCTGAAACGCGTAAGGATCCGATGCTCGTAAACCGTGTAGACTACGATGGCGTATTCGGGACGGCTCTGAACCGTTTCGTCAACCAGGCAGCCATCGGCCATGACATCACGGTTTATGGTTCAGGAGGGCAGACACGTGCGTTCCTAAACATTGAAGACACAGTAAGATGTGTTGAGATCGCGGCTGAGAACCCAGCAGACAAAGGTGAATTCCGCGTATTCAACCAATTTACTGAATGGTTCTCAGTTCAGGATCTTGCTGAACGCGTTCAAAAAATTGCCAAAGAAGAAGGTCTTGATACACAAGTGAAGAAGATCGAGAATCCTCGTATCGAGAATGAAGACCACTATTACAACGCGGTGAATACTAAACTGCGTGACCTTGGTCTAGAACCTCACTTGTTGACAGACGATGTCATTCGTGACATTTTGCGCACAGCCGTCGAAAATAAAGACCGGATCATCAAAGAGAACGTATTGCCGTCAATCACTTGGAAGTAA